GACGGGATATCGGGCTTGTCGAAGACCCCTGAACCGAAGCGCGAGCCGCCGCGAGATGCCGTTTTTCAGCCTGAGCTCATCGAAGATCTGCGGTGGTGGGTCGAGACCGACCGAAGGGTGGCGTTGCGCATTCTGGCTCTGGTCGAAGCGACCCCGAGAGATCCCTTTCGCGGAATCAGCATGCCGGAACCGCTGCGCCTTCTCGCTGCAAACATACGGTCTCGCCGCATCACGCAGGAGCACCGGCTCGTCTATCTTGTAAGCCATGACCGCATCGACTTCTTGCAGGCGCGATATCACTACTGACGCATTGCACGGTCGTCGGGCGCTGCCTGTAACGATGAGACAAATGACCTGACCGTAGCCGCCCGTGATATCGTTTCGAGGCTGTGGGACGCCTGTGCCACGTCTTTCGCAATGACGGCATCACCCGCCACCACTACGCCGCCGCGCTGGCGTCCCTGCTGCGTTTTCACGTGAACAGGCGGGCTGGAGAGCGGTCGATCTGCGCCGTCCAGAGCACCTGCCCCCGCGGCAGCCAGTGCCCAGATGATGACGCGACGAACCCGGCGGCCGCGCACACCTGCGCCACGGCGTCGTACGAGAAGTGCCACGGGGTGCGGTCGGCGTGGGTCACGATGCCGTTGGCCTGGCGAAAGCGCTCCACGCCCTCGGGTGCGTGGAACACGGTGAAGAGCATCTTGCGCACTTCGGGGAATCGCGCGCGCACCTGCCGCAGCGCGCGCTTGAGCGAAGTCAGGGGCAGGTGTGTGAAGACGGCGAACGAGATGGCGTAGTCGACGTGTTCCGGCACGCCAGGGAAGTCGAACGTGGCATCTTCGATGAGGTGCTCGACAGGCAGTCTATCGTGGTGG
This portion of the Pseudomonadota bacterium genome encodes:
- a CDS encoding class I SAM-dependent methyltransferase: MAPDFYARELARGRHRDIAGGRWDETGELQLTLLREAGLAPHHTLLDIGAGALRLGCKAVPFLDAGRYWATDASLALMQRGYEVELTHHDRLPVEHLIEDATFDFPGVPEHVDYAISFAVFTHLPLTSLKRALRQVRARFPEVRKMLFTVFHAPEGVERFRQANGIVTHADRTPWHFSYDAVAQVCAAAGFVASSSGHWLPRGQVLWTAQIDRSPARLFT